The Acidobacteriota bacterium genome includes a region encoding these proteins:
- the secY gene encoding preprotein translocase subunit SecY, producing the protein MIENFINSVRNIFAVPDLRRRVFFTLAMLAIYRIGSHVRTPGIDPDALAALWNTGDLQRSLAGVMDLFSGGNFKVVSIFALGITPYITASIILQLMTVVSARLKALQEEGELGRRKITQYTRYLTVVLCSVQSFGIAYWLQNQQTGSGSLVRDPGVGFLAMTMLTLCTGTTFIMWLGEQITERGVGNGISLIIFAGIVLRLPSAAQTMYEKLISGGTGTALGVIALFLVMVLIIAGIVFVERGFRKVPINHARRMVGRQSIPQQQTHMPLKVNMGGVIPVIFASSILAFPQTILGFIGTDPTQTTGWRAWLSRFAVEIGGQGHPLHYLIYATAIIFFTFFYVSIIFNTDEVANNLRKNGAFVPGIRPGKRTADHLNEILTRLTTVGATYLAMVALLPQFLLQGFQFQYLPLIGPWIDNGLRSNPLTSWLTTGIGVNFFFGGTSLLIVIGVAMDTMNQIESQLIMRHYDGFLGPRGRRLRARRSY; encoded by the coding sequence ATGATCGAGAATTTCATCAACAGCGTCCGCAATATCTTCGCCGTGCCTGACCTGCGCAGACGTGTTTTCTTTACGCTTGCGATGCTGGCGATCTACCGCATTGGTTCGCACGTGCGGACGCCCGGCATCGACCCGGACGCACTCGCTGCTCTCTGGAACACCGGCGACCTGCAGCGCAGTCTGGCGGGTGTGATGGACTTGTTCTCGGGCGGGAACTTTAAGGTAGTCTCGATCTTTGCGCTCGGAATCACTCCTTACATTACAGCGTCGATCATACTTCAGTTGATGACGGTTGTGAGCGCGCGACTAAAGGCGCTTCAAGAAGAAGGCGAGCTGGGGCGAAGAAAGATCACGCAGTATACCCGCTACCTGACGGTTGTGCTTTGCTCGGTCCAGTCGTTCGGCATCGCGTACTGGCTGCAGAATCAGCAAACGGGCAGCGGATCGCTTGTGCGCGATCCCGGTGTCGGCTTCCTTGCGATGACGATGCTGACGCTTTGTACCGGCACCACATTCATCATGTGGCTTGGCGAACAGATAACCGAGCGCGGGGTTGGCAACGGAATAAGTTTGATAATTTTCGCGGGTATCGTGCTCAGGTTACCGTCGGCAGCCCAGACGATGTATGAGAAGCTGATCAGCGGTGGAACCGGCACTGCGCTCGGAGTGATCGCCTTGTTCCTAGTGATGGTACTTATCATCGCGGGCATCGTTTTTGTTGAGCGCGGGTTCCGGAAGGTGCCAATAAATCACGCGCGGCGCATGGTCGGCCGCCAGTCGATACCGCAGCAACAGACTCACATGCCGTTGAAGGTCAACATGGGGGGCGTGATTCCGGTGATCTTCGCATCGTCGATACTGGCGTTCCCGCAGACTATTCTCGGCTTCATAGGGACCGACCCTACACAGACAACCGGATGGCGAGCCTGGCTCTCGAGGTTTGCGGTTGAGATCGGCGGTCAAGGACATCCGCTTCACTATCTCATATATGCCACGGCGATAATCTTCTTCACGTTCTTCTACGTTTCGATCATCTTCAACACGGACGAAGTGGCAAACAATTTGCGCAAGAATGGGGCGTTCGTCCCGGGCATCCGGCCGGGCAAACGAACGGCTGATCACTTGAACGAGATACTCACGCGACTGACGACGGTCGGCGCTACATACCTGGCGATGGTTGCGTTGCTTCCGCAGTTCTTGCTTCAGGGCTTTCAATTCCAGTACCTTCCGCTCATCGGTCCGTGGATCGACAACGGGCTTCGGTCCAACCCTTTGACGTCGTGGTTGACGACGGGGATAGGCGTGAACTTCTTTTTCGGAGGAACCAGCTTGCTGATCGTAATCGGCGTAGCGATGGATACGATGAATCAGATCGAATCTCAACTGATCATGCGCCACTATGATGGATTCCTCGGTCCGCGAGGCCGCCGGCTGCGTGCACGCCGCAGCTACTAG